A window from Citrus sinensis cultivar Valencia sweet orange chromosome 3, DVS_A1.0, whole genome shotgun sequence encodes these proteins:
- the LOC102621650 gene encoding uncharacterized protein LOC102621650 has product MQDPKNSHSRKRWYQRAMEMATTQWKTLSNSNATTAAAATKNSKLWKNNIPKPSTNNGKLRKCSSLSMASSFTRVCLCAPISSYNEVFRGDHHQYVPPRRSNSYPRSKPFPATTHHQRMINPNTINNIPARVSTEGRGRRVFRGKSLTDDVLMRRFVVEEEAMMQMRRRNQMEVIRRRSVMRRKKLGPSPLSRMAVAEEHEMLHFS; this is encoded by the exons atgcaAGATCCAAAGAACTCACACTCAAG GAAACGTTGGTATCAAAGAGCAATGGAGATGGCAACAACTCAGTGGAAAACACTTTCGAATAGTAATgcaacaacagcagcagcagcaacaaaaAATTCGAAGCTATGGAAAAATAACATTCCCAAGCCTTCAACAAATAATGGGAAGCTAAGGAAATGTAGCTCCTTGAGCATGGCAAGCTCATTCACTAGGGTTTGTTTATGTGCACCAATTTCTTCATACAATGAAGTATTTAGAGGTGATCATCACCAATATGTTCCACCAAGAAGAAGCAATAGTTACCCGAGATCGAAGCCGTTTCCGGCAACTACTCATCATCAAAGGATGATAAACCCTAATACTATCAACAATATTCCTGCTAGGGTTAGCACTGAAGGGAGAGGGAGAAGGGTGTTTAGAGGAAAAtcgttgactgatgatgtgttgaTGAGAAGATTTGTTGTGGAAGAAGAAGCAATGATGCAAATGAGGAGGAGGAATCAAATGGAAGTTATAAGAAGGAGAAGTGTAATGAGAAGGAAGAAGCTTGGCCCTAGTCCTTTGAGCAGAATGGCTGTGGCTGAG